The sequence TTCGTGGGACAAAGACCCAATGTGTAGTTTTATTATAATCAGTTTATAGCTAGTAATAGATATGAAGATTTAATTTGTTGAAATTACGTGGAGATGCCCACGAGTTTATATGTTAATTTGTAGCTACCAATAAATTTTGGGTTTTTTCTCGATAGCTAATAATAACCATAGACACAATACATCTGAAGAATGTTCTTTTAAATTTTCCATCTAGAAtagatacaaaaaaatattcatttaagtAATTGTGTACTGGATAGTCTTAAAACATCACAACTTCTATTATTTAAGTCataacttctattttaatagaatacaGATGATccaataattttgaaatacaaCTATAAACTTCGATTATTTTCCCCGGTTTTCTCTGGGTTGTGGCTGGTTAATGGTATATATACTGGGACGGATGCAAATGGAAATGATAGGAGACCGAAAGTCAATGTGTACATGGTTCCCATCATCCTAGCTTTTCCGTAGTTATCAACATGTAGAACGGAGGGGACACTTAtgtctctttttcttttgctcTAAATGACGTCGAACTTATAAAATAGAATACAGATGATCCAATCATCTTCCTCCATTGTCTCCTCCACCATCTCCATTTTCTTCGCTTACTGCAACGCTTTGATTCTgtcttcttgtttcttttggagtttttttttcttgcagtgTCGCAATATGTTCAATTTATATCCGGCTTATATAACCGTGTAAAAATATACAtgtgatttcaaaaatttaaaataaaatacctattGTTTACTTTTTGGCAAAAATATACCTAATTTTTGTTGATGTAGATGCTATGTCAGCAAATTTTGCTGACAAAGATGCCACGGTACAATATGTTTTTTAGAAAACTAAGtagttgtttttaaaaatattttttagaaaatttaaacgtttataatttttattatttagtcaaattaacaaaacttaattaaataataaatttaatcttatataagaaaaatatttgttataatGTTTTGATCTTATCACAATGTCGTCCTTATAAGAGTTATATTAATGTTGTAATGATTCAAGTTTAATGCTAATGGTGCAGTCGTATTACTCATGATTAATCTTGGTTATGTTGTTTACATTTAAAGAATTTagattaaaatttcataaattatCAATCTCTTTAAAAAGGTTATTCGAATGATAACACAAACAAGCTAAAACATTTCTATACAAATACATAACCAAGATTAACATAAAAGTAACTGAAGATCAAAACATTATAACGATACAAGATATGAGCACGTTGCAACGCAACGggtttttgtttgatgttttaatttaataaaaaccataaaataataaatcattttattatggtattatgattgttttttgcatatgttgcttgaaaattattttataatgaaaatgTTTTCACACATAAAttcaagttaatatttgtattttataatcatggtgCATAGATGAGTTGTTATAAACTTTATACTAAGGATTACAGAAAATACTATACATAAACATTTAAACTGAACACAATCCgaaataagaaatgaaaaagtaaaaagaaatgaaagttaaatacaccaatcgaatcaatgacaacattatacatgttcttatgtactcatttattgttttattaaataattatttaaaattacattttgctaggatttaaaaaaggaaaacattctattttataaatctcctttttatttaaaattaaaaaaatattaaatactcatttataattttgtttaagattttagaaaaggaaaattactgtcatataacctattactattattttctctttataatttcattaaaaaaatatttcaatcaattaactatttttagttattaataaatatttttaaaatttctattttcaCAATTCGTATCAATGCTAATTTTACacttcttttgttaattaataaCATTTAGTATCATGTTCATTATCAAACactctcttaaaaataatatcaaataaatttttacaattCTTTTTTGGTTAGGACTAAAAATATTATAcgaatttattttgtttagaatttctttttataaaaaaaataaaacaactatcaaatattcttttacaattttgtaggattttagaaaaggaaattaatattacataatcttTTACTATTCTATTTTGtctaagatttaaaaaaaaaattaaaagtttcatttttcaaaattcGATTTTTTTCAATAGCATTAATAGTTATACAATTTTTTGTTGTAAATTGAATAATTGTTACtatcatgtttatcattaaatttttgaagtaaaaattactattaaatacaATTTTACAATTGTCTCAAGGCacgattaaaaaaaacaattcttaattggttaagattagaaaaaacttttcttttagaAATCTCATTATCTAAGATTTTaggaaaagaagaagttatttttACATCATGGAAGTTTTTATTGACACATTcacaatctaattttttaattgacacatacacaaaaaaaaaattctctctaAACGAAGGCGATGGCGATGGCGATTATCTAGGGTTTGATGCAGTTACGGGATTGGGATCCGGGGATCTTTGGATTAACAGGGGGTCGCCGTGATCTCTATCACTATGATATGAGTGGGGCGATGGGGACTATCGATGGAGAATGGTGTCTGGTGGCAGTACACGAGGATtacattggaaatcatgggacaaaGTATGTGTCAGTAAGGAAGATGGGGGACTAGGTTTCAAGGATATCACTGATTTCAATGCAGCTATGCTTGGTAAGCAGCTGTGGAGGCTAATAGAAAAGCCGAACACTTTATTTTCTCGAGTTTCAAGGGTAGGTATTATAGGAATGCCTCACCTTTGGAACCGATTCGATCATACTCTCCGTCctatggctggaggagtattgtatctgctagatctctggtaagcaaaggactaatcaaaagggtggggACAGGATCTTCTATatctgtatggaatgatccttggatcccaaccactcgcccgagaccagccaataaaaatcaacataatTTGTACCCCGAcctcacagtggattctctTATTGATTCCACTACGCGACAATGGAATTCGCAGGTTATTCGGACTTTGGTAGACCCACAGGATGCGAAAATCATAGAGAGTATACCGCTGAGCAGAACCCAGATGGTAGATAGGGAAGGATGGCATTTTACAAATAATGGGAAATTTACGCTTAAATCAGGTTATCAAGTAGAGAGGATTTACCCGGATAGGGAAAAATTACCAGAATTAATTGGACCTACGGTTAATATGTTAAAGGCTTTTTGTTGGAAAATAAGATGCccaccaaaaataaaacatttcctTTGGCAATTGGTTTCAGGGTGTGTCGCGGTTAAGAAGAATTTACAGGCGCGAGGGATCCAAGGAGATATATGTTGTGCACGATGTGGAGCGGATGAGGAGTCAAttaaccatgtgttttttgagtGTCCTCCAGCAATTCAGGTTTGGGCGCTATCAAAGATACCAACAAATCCATCTATTTTCCCGATAAATTCCTTATTTACAAATATGGATCACCTTTTCTGGAGAGTTGCTCCACCGATGGAGGATCATCACTTTGCTTGGATATTGTGGTACATTTGGAAAGGAAGAAATAATAAGGTTTTTAGTAATCTGGAGATAGACCCTAGAGACACTCTTAAGCTGGCGGAAACGAAATCCATACTATGGGCAAAGGCACAGATTTTGAAGGACCAAACGGTGGGTACACAGGTTCAAGCATCTTTGCCGCCAATTTCTGGAcgatggtgttttacagatggTTCGTGGAAAGAGGGGGATAGGCTCTCTGGTCAGGGCTGGTTCAGTACTTTAGAAGGTTTTGAAGGTTTAATGggagcaaggaatgtaagggcttCTTTAACTCCCTTGCACGCAGAGATGGAGGCGCTTCTATGGgctatggaatgtatgaggaatctACGTCAATaccaggttacgtttgcaacggattgttctcaattggtgaagatggtttcggaaccagaagagtggccagcttttgcaagttatctggaagatatcaagacTTTGAAAGAAAGTTTCACAAGATCAGAGATTATACATGTACCAAGAACGCAAAATACAAAGGCGGATAACCTAGCACGCAGTGTCAGGAAACAaacgtctttcgtcgttcacatggatcaacatCTCCCggcttggtttacagagtctattTGAGTCTGTAATGttggtgacaaaaaaaaaaaaaaaaattgacagaTACACAATCATATCAGGTGAAATGTTTgaagttaattttggtttatattttttaacataaaattattaaaaagtaaagttagttaattataagaaaaataagattacttttacatttttattttatttagacttttaaaaaggaaattaattattttatttttaataaaaaattctgtttaattatctatatattttgtcttatacatataaacacatatttatcatATGCACACATACTCATGTACGTCAgtaacataaaaattaaaagttatgcTAGCATCATAAGATGTAATAAAGATAATAGACCGCTGAAATGtatcaagaaattaaaagaaaatactcagataatacttttcatgtaaatactattgtgttttgtaaaaataatatgtggaaccttaaacctaaatataaatgtgaaatatttgtagctattttttCTCATAAGttttttaacatataattatctattaaaaaggaaagttatgtacttataagaaaataataagagtacttttacaattttcttttaattaagttttaaaaaaagtaatattatttattttaaagttattttttcaTGTTAATAATGTATTGTACTTGTAAGATTTTAccattcttttttgtttaacattttttcttaaaagttaatgtttatattttataattctctatctttagtatattttaaaacaaacattataatgaaaaaaaaaattaataataataataataataagactcttaaataatatttataattaatttttaagagaattttattattattattttagtatatatatttttgattgttATATAGTTGAACATATATCACAATATAACTACCATGTGTcacaatcatgttaattagaTATTTTGAAAAACCAAGCtcaatataatcttttataattattttttcgtTAAAAgcttagaaaagaaaatttatattaagtaaattgttttcaaatctattttctaggattttgaaaaaggaaaatttctaaaaatattactactaaatatttttaaaaatcaattttactattaaataaattttaaaagtagcctttttaaaatttgtttttattatcttattatctatatttttaatattttatatattttaacacatgtcacaatattagaaaggaaattattatcaaataatcttttgcaattatcttttgattaggattttaaaaaaggaaaattattattaaataatatatttaataagattttttaataaaatttatttttgttgatatcttagtatatatatttttaattatgagatagattaacacatatgacaatcttaaatatataattgctaTGTGTCGTGATCATGTTAATTAGGAATTTGAAGAACAaagttttatataataagatatctattatataagtttaaaattctattatttaattaacttttgttaattttactaaataataaaaatttacaaatgtttaaattttctaaaaaatatttttataaaataactattttgatttattttagtttttaagaaaatatccTACAATGGCATTCATCTACGTCATCAAAATTAGATGATGTGTCAGCTGATGTGGCGACTAATGTATgattttgccaaaaaaaaaagtaaacaaaaagTATGTTActtaaaaattttgaaagtaCTTATATGTTTTTGCGCGGTTATATAAGCTAGGTATCAATTGAACATATAGCGATATGTTAAGTAAGAATTCGTTTTCCCGAAGTTGTACATCaaactattttgttttcttaatccTTAAACTTACTAGCTATTTGTTAGAGTTTCTTGTAAAGAATATGTGCAACAATCAAGGAAACTTACGGTTATAAATGTGCAGTTTAATTGGTATCCGATATGAGAATGAATCTTTGAGATTACATCTCCGTTGGAGAGAGATAACTACCAGTGATAGGCAAAATATATAGACTtcaaatgttaaaatatatttctgtTTAATAAGCGTCTGAAACACTACAGAGAGCCTAGTGAAATTTTCTATTGGAACAGTTCAAGAATTTGCAGGAATTAAAGATGGCCTTGCGATTAAGATGGCTTCTTAGCGACCATCTACTTTGCTTCCATAACATTGGTTAGATAGTCCAGAGATTGCACATTCAGGCAATAGGACATACTAGAGAAACCACCAACACTCCTTTCAaatcaaaccgaaccgaacctgaGCCAACAATAGCTGCGTACTCTCTCGACAAGTCAACTGTATAAAAAGAAGTTTGTACTTTTGGCTGGTACAGTTCACCCATGCAATTCTTGAAGAAAGTCTTGATGGAGTCTCTTATGAGTCCCCTTTTTTAGGAATGGTGGTGGTCATTGTTCTAGCTATTGCTAAAAGGTGCGAGTGTGTGAGTAGATAAAAAAAGTTGTTTCGCGTGTATTGTTCACCGAACAAGTTATGGGGATTGTCGGACTAAATAAGAACTTTGAatcaaaatgactaaaataataCAAGTCTCAGCGGGCAGCAATGACTAAATTGATTTCAACTCCACGAGATTTCCAGACGCAGCCATTTGCAAATGATTCATATGAAATTATCCAAAAgtaaatgataaaataattcCAGTGTTACACACAAAAGCCTTAGGTTTCCATTGGAGCCACGTCTTGGTCACCTGTACCATCACCACCCTCTTCTGCGGGTGCAGCAGGTTCGGCCTCaccttctccttcctcttcatCTGCAACTTTCTCAAACGTATCGATCACATTCTGTATCGTTTCCTGGTCCAAGAAGTGGAATGGTTCACCAACACCTAGAACAGATACGGTGCACAGAGAACTCTTGAGTGTTTCTCCCTGCAGTGTCTCCCTAACAGCCAAAATCGCATCTTTGATCAGATCTTCTCTTGAGGAATCCGCAAAGCTCTCAAACCTGCGTTCCAGGTAGGTCTTTGCAGCTTGAGAACGGGACCCGATAGCAAAAGCTTGATACTCGAAGTAGTTTCCGCTGGGGCAGTTGTAGTAAAGGTGGGCTCCAGACTCATCCAGTCCACCTACCAACAAACCCACGCCATAGGGTCGTTTCCATGATCTTTGGGTGCAGACCTgcgaacaaaagaaaacaaaaatattacttcttttttttgaagCCTTAGTAAAGATGAAGATAACGATACCAAAGTAACTTGATATGAACCACTGTAGCAAAATATCTCATAAAAGATGAGAAAACCAACTGATAAAAATATGAGAATGAGGAATATAAGACCCATGTAGCAGACGCTTAAAGGCAACAACCTTCTTCTCTGTCTCATCTGGGGTCGAAGCCTACAAATTTGCATACTTTTTTACTGGGAAGTGGGAAACAGGCTGATAAGCTGTTATTACCAGTTACAAAGAAACTATTACCTAAGCCAACTGCACCAAGAAGCTATAAGATACCCAAAGAACAAAACAGAAACCAATTCAGTTTGCTTCTAAAGGTCCCAATTTACCTTTTCAATTACTAAACATAGAAGCAAACAAgaccaataaaaataaataaaaataagagaGATTCTCTCACCTCTTCAACTGATATGTagcaaaacaaaaatcatttatatgcAGTTCTGAACAAAACAGCTCATACAAGTTAAGTGAAATGTATGTAGCACATAAGAATAGGCAAGTTGTAGAACAACATCAAGCTGGAGTAGTGACTCAGCTGTGACTAACCTGAGCCTTATCAGCAAGATGAACAACGAGACGACCAACGGGAAGTGGAGACTCATATGTGAAGGAGTGATTGATAGCTTCCGATCTCATATAACGGGAGAGAACACGTCCATCCGCAGTGAGTCCAGCGATTGCGACGCCTATGTGGTCATCCACTTTGAAGATCTTCTTCTGATGCGACGAGAGCTCAGATTGGGCTTTGTTGACGCACGCCAGGACTACATGGGAGCGAGATCTGAGTCCAATTGCGGCTGAGCCTTGCTTCACTGCTTCCATGGCGTATTCTACTTGGAACAGACGACCTGTTGGGCTCCATGTCGTCACGTCTGTGTCGTACTGATTCCtgaacatcttcttcttcttcttcttcttcgtcagaAGCTTTTCTTTTCCTTCAAGCCAtggttcttctttctctttgatgGAACTGAACAAATGGGCCTTATATTACTTGAATGGGCTTATACGTTATGTTGGGCTATAGTATTGGCGTCACGCTGTGATTTAAGGATATTGCCTAAACCAGATAATAACCTACTAGAATCGGTTACTTATGAAACTTTATCAAACCAAgggaaattttaaaataacaacttTTGAATATccccatatatattaaatgaaaagtCAATTTAGTGATTTTTGGTGATGTATCGCTCATAGGTAAAGTTTcaagaaatttttataatttgatttaatttttatttatttagtttagatctaaaaatttaaggtaaatctaaaatcatttaacatcacttgccatataatctaaagaatattacaaataaaaatttatgaaaactaattctcgaaattatagaaagattaataatgttttatttattacttttaatattcataaactataaaatataatgaacgaaaatttatataagataattataatagttttatactctacttgatgaactgtATTTGAATATAATTGTataataaatactttaaatattacaaaatccaaaaatgtttattaatattatttttaaattatttatcgttatttaaagaataaatttatcagaattttaaaataatttataaaatgttataaattatttataaaaaatataaacctactatatattgattgagaagtcacataagtgattttttattatgtgtcgatcataaatgaactcttcaaattgttataatttgattggccgatgatttttaattttatttattataataatatctaaaaggaaaggataattcaattaccactttctaaaataatatacataattttagaaataattatttatggtaactaattgttgagactatgaaagagtaataatgtgatcaatttttatatatatttataaattacataaaataagaaacaaaaatgtttatttgaattgatataatgattttattcgtatagaaaactttatatttgtatataaagtatcataataactattaatgtctaataaatttcatgcatgctttataaatcatttattaaattataaataaatttataaaattaattatattgtagACATGGATCTTTAAAATGTAATTTACATTGATGTTTTAATCAATTGTAACGTCTATAATAACTTACCTTAATTTTctattacttgcgcaagttgtaGGAATGACAATTGGTACCACCCGCCCCGCCGTAGCCCACCCCGCCGTGGTCTCTCTCTCCGGCGGTTCTTTGCGGGTTAGCCCGCCACAACCCGCGGTCTCAATCCTTAAGCccaaacccccccccccccccgctAACATCTTAAGCCTTTTGCGGGCAGCCCGCGGGTCGTCAAATATTAGTGGCAAACGGTACCACCCGCCCCGCTCCGCCGTGGCCCGCCCCGCCGGTAGTCTAAGTCTCTCTCTCCGGTGGTCCTTTGCGGCACTGCTGTCTGCTGAtagtaaataaaaatcaagattaGTCCAACATAGTTAAATATAAACTTCACCAAAAGCACCTAAGAAAAAACGGCATTAGATTTTATATCAAGTCATTACCAACATTATGTTGGCAACACAATAAGTCAATTATTAGATTTCATCGTATACATATTGTATCAAGTCAATACCAAGTGTTTTACTCGTACCATATGACTCGTATGTAGGACTGATACCAATGCATCATTTAAGTGATAGTGATATTGTTTGCAAAAGTACATTACTAAAAGCA comes from Brassica rapa cultivar Chiifu-401-42 chromosome A02, CAAS_Brap_v3.01, whole genome shotgun sequence and encodes:
- the LOC103848568 gene encoding proteasome subunit alpha type-1-A, encoding MFRNQYDTDVTTWSPTGRLFQVEYAMEAVKQGSAAIGLRSRSHVVLACVNKAQSELSSHQKKIFKVDDHIGVAIAGLTADGRVLSRYMRSEAINHSFTYESPLPVGRLVVHLADKAQVCTQRSWKRPYGVGLLVGGLDESGAHLYYNCPSGNYFEYQAFAIGSRSQAAKTYLERRFESFADSSREDLIKDAILAVRETLQGETLKSSLCTVSVLGVGEPFHFLDQETIQNVIDTFEKVADEEEGEGEAEPAAPAEEGGDGTGDQDVAPMET